In a genomic window of Acropora muricata isolate sample 2 chromosome 2, ASM3666990v1, whole genome shotgun sequence:
- the LOC136908800 gene encoding anti-lipopolysaccharide factor-like, with translation MNKIIDIGQLYEVIRMITQESGELNYQDRVIGYQAKGRVQGLQWVYDGTAWDVESGMSVTDKHYKSKQGAIEHAVKKLIDALKANGLVS, from the exons ATGAATAAAATCATTGATATAGGACAATTGTATGAGGTTATTAGAATGATAACACAAGAGTCAGGAGAG CTGAATTACCAGGATCGTGTGATCGGTTACCAAGCAAAAGGCAGAGTGCAAGGTTTGCAATGGGTATACGATGGTACGGCCTGGGATGTCGAGAGTGGAATGAGTGTGACAGACAAACATTACAAAAGCAAGCAGGGAGCAATTGAACACGCCGTCAAGAAACTTATCGATGCGCTTAAAGCCAACGGTCTTGTTTCTTAA